The proteins below come from a single Aegilops tauschii subsp. strangulata cultivar AL8/78 chromosome 6, Aet v6.0, whole genome shotgun sequence genomic window:
- the LOC109756354 gene encoding fatty acid desaturase DES2-like, translated as MGAGGRMTEKEREKQELLGRTGAGAVFQRSPTDKPPFTLGQIKMAIPPHCFQRSLVKSSSYLVHDLVIVAALLYAALVWIPALPSMLQLGAWPLYWVAQGCVMFGVWVIAHECGHHAFSDYPLLDDVVGLVLHSWLLVPYFSWKHSHRRHHSNTGSLERDEVFVPRPKEALPWYTPYIHDNPVVRVVLIVVQLTLGWYMYLSLNTWGRPYPRFACHFDPYSPIYNDRERAQIFISDIGVLAVSFAMLKLVSTFGFWWMMRVYGVPLMIVNAWLVLVTYLHHTHPALPHYDSTEWDWLRGALATMDRDYGIILNRVFHNITDTHILHHLFSNIPHYHAMEATKAIKPILGEYYQIDRTPLAKATWREAKECLYIEREDSKGIFWYSNKF; from the coding sequence ATGGGTGCCGGAGGCAGGATGACGGAGAAGGAGCGGGAGAAGCAGGAACTGCTCGGCCGCACGGGCGCGGGCGCGGTCTTCCAGCGCTCACCGACGGACAAGCCGCCGTTTACGCTGGGCCAGATCAAGATGGCAATCCCGCCTCACTGCTTCCAGCGCTCCCTGGTCAAGTCCTCCTCCTACTTGGTCCATGACCTCGTCATCGTCGCGGCGCTCCTGTACGCCGCGCTGGTCTGGATCCCAGCCCTCCCAAGCATGCTTCAGCTGGGCGCCTGGCCGCTCTACTGGGTTGCGCAGGGCTGCGTCATGTTCGGCGTCTGGGTGATCGCGCATGAGTGCGGTCACCACGCCTTCTCCGACTACCCGCTGCTCGACGATGTCGTCGGCCTGGTGCTCCACTCATGGCTGCTCGTCCCCTACTTCTCGTGGAAGCACAGCCACCGCCGCCACCACTCCAACACCGGGTCGCTAGAGCGCGACGAGGTGTTCGTCCCAAGGCCGAAGGAGGCACTGCCGTGGTACACCCCCTATATCCACGACAACCCCGTCGTCCGTGTGGTGCTCATCGTCGTGCAGCTCACCCTTGGGTGGTATATGTACCTGTCGCTCAACACCTGGGGCCGCCCGTACCCGCGCTTCGCCTGCCACTTCGACCCCTACAGCCCGATCTACAACGACCGGGAGCGCGCCCAGATTTTCATCTCTGACATCGGCGTGCTGGCCGTGTCGTTCGCCATGTTGAAGCTCGTGTCGACGTTCGGGTTCTGGTGGATGATGCGGGTCTACGGCGTGCCGCTGATGATCGTGAACGCGTGGCTGGTCCTGGTCACCTACCTGCACCACACCCACCCGGCGCTGCCGCACTACGACTCGACGGAGTGGGACTGGCTGCGCGGGGCGCTCGCCACCATGGACCGCGACTACGGCATCATCCTCAACCGCGTGTTCCACAACATCACGGACACGCACATCTTGCACCACCTGTTCTCCAACATACCGCACtaccacgccatggaggccaccAAGGCGATCAAGCCCATCCTCGGCGAGTACTATCAGATCGACCGCACCCCTCTCGCCAAGGCCACATGGCGCGAGGCCAAGGAGTGTTTGTACATCGAGCGCGAGGACAGCAAGGGGATCTTCTGGTACAGCAACAAGTTCTAG
- the LOC141026114 gene encoding uncharacterized protein: MDSDLEYIYEHYVESSYEEEYSDETVMMQAVLEDVERAEEHVLKFKGSYYDDYFVLKKDIVGMIGFSGYQKCTAALWILAYGMAANSWDEYLRMSESTCRDVMVKFATVVVEVFGRRYLSEPTVTDTKRLLEISEARGWPGLLGSLHCMH; the protein is encoded by the exons ATGGATTCCGatttggagtacatatacgagcaCTATGTTGAGTCGTCCTATGAGGAGGAGTACTCGGATGAGACGGTGATGATGCAGGCGGTCCTTGAAGATGTGGAGCGTGCGGAGGAGCATGTTCTCAAATTCAAGGGCTCG TACTATGATGACTACTTTGTCTTGAAGAAGGACATTGTGGGAATGATTGGCTTCTCTGGTTACCAGAAGTGCACGGCCGCACTCTGGATACTTGCATATGGCATGGCCGCTAATTCGTGGGACGAGTACCTACGAATGTCTGAGAGCACATGCAGAGATGTCATGGTCAAGTTTGCAACTGTTGTGGTCGAGGTGTTCGGACGTCGGTACCTGAGTGAACCAACTGTGACAGACACAAAGAGGCTCTTGGAAATCTCAGAAGCAAGAGGGTGGCCAGGTTTGCTTGGGTCTCTTCACTGTATGCATTGA